Proteins encoded in a region of the Pocillopora verrucosa isolate sample1 chromosome 11, ASM3666991v2, whole genome shotgun sequence genome:
- the LOC136284332 gene encoding protein enabled homolog, with protein MEDHVHVINMDWLEREIVMEEQLERGREEQREREEQTRREEQRRGEERIKRDERRKREREWKAQQERGKRLGRKRERRQEMRGVEWERRRVGVAAKKGPGMILTREEIREEFVVTSVEGLATYVPNTRRDAARLCLTISKKSNRQIKQRKR; from the exons ATGGAGGACCACGTG CATGTCATTAACATGGACTGGCTGGAACGAGAAATAGTTATGGAAGAGCAGctggaaagaggaagagaagaacaaagagaaagagaggagCAAACGAGAAGAGAGGAACAAAGAAGGGGAGAAGAACGAATAAAGAGAGATgaacgaagaaaaagagaaagggaatGGAAAGCGCAACAGGAGAGGGGAAAAAGgttaggaagaaaaagagagagacgtCAAGAGATGAGAGGCGTGGAGTGGGAGAGAAGAAGAGTGGGTGTAGCGGCAAAGAAAGGGCCCGGAATGATATTGACAAGGGAAGAGATAAGAGAAGAG TTCGTTGTCACAAGTGTAGAGGGTTTGGCCACATACGTGCCCAATACCCGACGAGACGCGGCCCGGTTGTGCCTCACCATCAGCAAGAAAAGCAACCGGCAGATCAAGCAAAGGAAGCGATAG